One region of Alosa sapidissima isolate fAloSap1 chromosome 1, fAloSap1.pri, whole genome shotgun sequence genomic DNA includes:
- the LOC121677536 gene encoding protein FAM227A-like isoform X4 — protein sequence MRRYTDKQESLSWSGHSGSQQESPPPPQPGQGRSNTSSEKHEGGMPKLVELYQFPGFSKDGAIPLPYHTPFSTVVTQVVRAQQGLSHKPRYKAAFQSNLSSVLMEHFVTDMFWWLFLQNFQPDGQVQDCLFSRIAENYIRILTHNQSSRISNVFLREFPCILSQTLYSCFCCCFPQSCSTIRHGTFLQMLCSTAYQWTEGVCPAPNVFKKWDFKALEPEEAGSRKFTAENEKKEPELSVSLLDSLFPGAGVSSQRDGPPRKPVSPLIEPIRTSSKGAFSNTEEQNINNPSEKEEKSAGSEDIKGSDQKAATDHSNRKSTKECDWYKLEFGRCTFDLWGNSPLVQHFMHKFRPEPSVGQGVLVRRTQIRTLPPGDTVTYRQLIRQCRERSAARWRDLKAARAQCAEELAALHRIKAEQRHILLKKQTTILSQQSSVKQYYQKLYPDTTKEEEIDPTSESS from the exons ATGCGCAGATACACAG ACAAACAGGAGAGTCTCTCCTGGTCTGGCCACAGTGGCTCTCAGCAGGAGTCCCCTCCGCCTCCTCAGCCTGGTCAGGGCCGGAGCAACACGTCCAGCGAGAAG catgAAGGTGGTATGCCCAAGCTGGTGGAGCTTTACCAGTTCCCAGGCTTCAGTAAAGATGGCGCGATACCTCTGCCCTACCACACACCTTTCTCCACCGTTGTCACCCAAGTGGTGCGCGCTCAACAAGGTCTCAGCCACAAG CCCAGATATAAAGCTGCTTTTCAAAGCAACCTCTCTTCTGTCCTTATGGAGCATTTTGTCACTGACATGTTTTGGTGGCTGTTTCTTCAGAACTTCCAG CCAGATGGACAAGTACAGGACTGCTTGTTCTCTAGAATTGCAGAGAATTACATCAGAATCCTTACCCACAACCAGTCATCACGCATCAGCAATGTTTTTCTCCGG GAGTTTCCCTGCATCCTAAGCCAAACGCTGTAcagctgcttctgctgctgcttccCCCAGTCCTGCAGCACTATACGCCACGGCACCTTCCTCCAAATGCTGTGCTCTACTGCCTACCAGTGGACAGAAG ggGTTTGTCCTGCTCCTAATGTCTTCAAAAAGTGGGACTTCAAGGCCCTGGAGCCAGAGGAAGCCGGTAGCAGAAAGTTCACCGCCGAGAATGAGAAAAAGGAGCCAG AATTGAGTGTGTCACTCCTGGACAGCTTGTTTCCTGGTGCTGGTGTGTCCAGCCAACGTGACGGCCCTCCCAGAAAGCCGGTG AGCCCATTGATTGAACCTATTAGAACTAGTTCTAAAGGGGCCTTTTCAAACACAGAGGAGCAGAATATCAACAACCCATCTGAGAAAGAAG AGAAGAGCGCTGGCTCAGAGGACATAAAAGGCTCTGATCAGAAGGCAGCCACTGACCACAGCAATCGAAAATCAACCAAGGAG TGTGACTGGTACAAACTGGAGTTTGGCCGCTGCACATTTGACCTGTGGGGGAACAGCCCTCTGGTGCAGCACTTCATGCACAAGTTCAGGCCGGAGCCCAGCGTGGGCCAGGGCGTGCTGGTGCGCAGGACGCAGATCCGCACGCTGCCTCC GGGGGACACGGTGACGTACCGGCAGCTGATCCGTCAGTGCCGTGAGCGCTCGGCGGCGCGCTGGCGTGACCTGAAGGCGGCGAGAGCCCAGTGTGCAGAGGAGCTCGCCGCCCTACATCGCATCAAAGCTGAGCAACGCCACATCCTACTCAA GAAGCAGACGACAATTCTGTCCCAGCAGTCCAGTGTGAAGCAGTACTACCAGAAGCTCTACCCTGACACTACT aaagaggaggagatagaCCCAACCTCTGAGAGCTCCTGA
- the LOC121677536 gene encoding protein FAM227A-like isoform X1 — translation MAEINAVCMPIVVYLENVCDNPGSAQQKREKLQKASQEPVSCLLGSITELSNRISSLPLLPNAGCADTQAPKDKKSTQLSIPKQAGQPTSTFQDKQESLSWSGHSGSQQESPPPPQPGQGRSNTSSEKHEGGMPKLVELYQFPGFSKDGAIPLPYHTPFSTVVTQVVRAQQGLSHKPRYKAAFQSNLSSVLMEHFVTDMFWWLFLQNFQPDGQVQDCLFSRIAENYIRILTHNQSSRISNVFLREFPCILSQTLYSCFCCCFPQSCSTIRHGTFLQMLCSTAYQWTEGVCPAPNVFKKWDFKALEPEEAGSRKFTAENEKKEPELSVSLLDSLFPGAGVSSQRDGPPRKPVSPLIEPIRTSSKGAFSNTEEQNINNPSEKEEKSAGSEDIKGSDQKAATDHSNRKSTKECDWYKLEFGRCTFDLWGNSPLVQHFMHKFRPEPSVGQGVLVRRTQIRTLPPGDTVTYRQLIRQCRERSAARWRDLKAARAQCAEELAALHRIKAEQRHILLKKQTTILSQQSSVKQYYQKLYPDTTKEEEIDPTSESS, via the exons ATGGCAGAGATCAACGCCGTGTGCATGCCTATTGTTGTTTACCTAGAAAATGTATGCGATAATCCGGGCTCAGCTCAGCAGAAACGGGAAAAGTTGCAAAAAGCATCTCAGGAACCAGTGT CTTGTCTATTAGGGTCTATAACTGAACTCAGCAACCGGATCTCTTCACTCCCCCTCCTACCAAATGCAGGATGCGCAGATACACAG GCTCCTAAAGACAAAAAGTCAACCCAACTAAGCATTCCAAAACAGGCTGGCCAGCCCACCTCCACATTTCAAG ACAAACAGGAGAGTCTCTCCTGGTCTGGCCACAGTGGCTCTCAGCAGGAGTCCCCTCCGCCTCCTCAGCCTGGTCAGGGCCGGAGCAACACGTCCAGCGAGAAG catgAAGGTGGTATGCCCAAGCTGGTGGAGCTTTACCAGTTCCCAGGCTTCAGTAAAGATGGCGCGATACCTCTGCCCTACCACACACCTTTCTCCACCGTTGTCACCCAAGTGGTGCGCGCTCAACAAGGTCTCAGCCACAAG CCCAGATATAAAGCTGCTTTTCAAAGCAACCTCTCTTCTGTCCTTATGGAGCATTTTGTCACTGACATGTTTTGGTGGCTGTTTCTTCAGAACTTCCAG CCAGATGGACAAGTACAGGACTGCTTGTTCTCTAGAATTGCAGAGAATTACATCAGAATCCTTACCCACAACCAGTCATCACGCATCAGCAATGTTTTTCTCCGG GAGTTTCCCTGCATCCTAAGCCAAACGCTGTAcagctgcttctgctgctgcttccCCCAGTCCTGCAGCACTATACGCCACGGCACCTTCCTCCAAATGCTGTGCTCTACTGCCTACCAGTGGACAGAAG ggGTTTGTCCTGCTCCTAATGTCTTCAAAAAGTGGGACTTCAAGGCCCTGGAGCCAGAGGAAGCCGGTAGCAGAAAGTTCACCGCCGAGAATGAGAAAAAGGAGCCAG AATTGAGTGTGTCACTCCTGGACAGCTTGTTTCCTGGTGCTGGTGTGTCCAGCCAACGTGACGGCCCTCCCAGAAAGCCGGTG AGCCCATTGATTGAACCTATTAGAACTAGTTCTAAAGGGGCCTTTTCAAACACAGAGGAGCAGAATATCAACAACCCATCTGAGAAAGAAG AGAAGAGCGCTGGCTCAGAGGACATAAAAGGCTCTGATCAGAAGGCAGCCACTGACCACAGCAATCGAAAATCAACCAAGGAG TGTGACTGGTACAAACTGGAGTTTGGCCGCTGCACATTTGACCTGTGGGGGAACAGCCCTCTGGTGCAGCACTTCATGCACAAGTTCAGGCCGGAGCCCAGCGTGGGCCAGGGCGTGCTGGTGCGCAGGACGCAGATCCGCACGCTGCCTCC GGGGGACACGGTGACGTACCGGCAGCTGATCCGTCAGTGCCGTGAGCGCTCGGCGGCGCGCTGGCGTGACCTGAAGGCGGCGAGAGCCCAGTGTGCAGAGGAGCTCGCCGCCCTACATCGCATCAAAGCTGAGCAACGCCACATCCTACTCAA GAAGCAGACGACAATTCTGTCCCAGCAGTCCAGTGTGAAGCAGTACTACCAGAAGCTCTACCCTGACACTACT aaagaggaggagatagaCCCAACCTCTGAGAGCTCCTGA
- the LOC121677536 gene encoding protein FAM227A-like isoform X2, which produces MAEINAVCMPIVVYLENVCDNPGSAQQKREKLQKASQEPVSCLLGSITELSNRISSLPLLPNAGCADTQAPKDKKSTQLSIPKQAGQPTSTFQDKQESLSWSGHSGSQQESPPPPQPGQGRSNTSSEKHEGGMPKLVELYQFPGFSKDGAIPLPYHTPFSTVVTQVVRAQQGLSHKPRYKAAFQSNLSSVLMEHFVTDMFWWLFLQNFQPDGQVQDCLFSRIAENYIRILTHNQSSRISNVFLREFPCILSQTLYSCFCCCFPQSCSTIRHGTFLQMLCSTAYQWTEGVCPAPNVFKKWDFKALEPEEAGSRKFTAENEKKEPELSVSLLDSLFPGAGVSSQRDGPPRKPSPLIEPIRTSSKGAFSNTEEQNINNPSEKEEKSAGSEDIKGSDQKAATDHSNRKSTKECDWYKLEFGRCTFDLWGNSPLVQHFMHKFRPEPSVGQGVLVRRTQIRTLPPGDTVTYRQLIRQCRERSAARWRDLKAARAQCAEELAALHRIKAEQRHILLKKQTTILSQQSSVKQYYQKLYPDTTKEEEIDPTSESS; this is translated from the exons ATGGCAGAGATCAACGCCGTGTGCATGCCTATTGTTGTTTACCTAGAAAATGTATGCGATAATCCGGGCTCAGCTCAGCAGAAACGGGAAAAGTTGCAAAAAGCATCTCAGGAACCAGTGT CTTGTCTATTAGGGTCTATAACTGAACTCAGCAACCGGATCTCTTCACTCCCCCTCCTACCAAATGCAGGATGCGCAGATACACAG GCTCCTAAAGACAAAAAGTCAACCCAACTAAGCATTCCAAAACAGGCTGGCCAGCCCACCTCCACATTTCAAG ACAAACAGGAGAGTCTCTCCTGGTCTGGCCACAGTGGCTCTCAGCAGGAGTCCCCTCCGCCTCCTCAGCCTGGTCAGGGCCGGAGCAACACGTCCAGCGAGAAG catgAAGGTGGTATGCCCAAGCTGGTGGAGCTTTACCAGTTCCCAGGCTTCAGTAAAGATGGCGCGATACCTCTGCCCTACCACACACCTTTCTCCACCGTTGTCACCCAAGTGGTGCGCGCTCAACAAGGTCTCAGCCACAAG CCCAGATATAAAGCTGCTTTTCAAAGCAACCTCTCTTCTGTCCTTATGGAGCATTTTGTCACTGACATGTTTTGGTGGCTGTTTCTTCAGAACTTCCAG CCAGATGGACAAGTACAGGACTGCTTGTTCTCTAGAATTGCAGAGAATTACATCAGAATCCTTACCCACAACCAGTCATCACGCATCAGCAATGTTTTTCTCCGG GAGTTTCCCTGCATCCTAAGCCAAACGCTGTAcagctgcttctgctgctgcttccCCCAGTCCTGCAGCACTATACGCCACGGCACCTTCCTCCAAATGCTGTGCTCTACTGCCTACCAGTGGACAGAAG ggGTTTGTCCTGCTCCTAATGTCTTCAAAAAGTGGGACTTCAAGGCCCTGGAGCCAGAGGAAGCCGGTAGCAGAAAGTTCACCGCCGAGAATGAGAAAAAGGAGCCAG AATTGAGTGTGTCACTCCTGGACAGCTTGTTTCCTGGTGCTGGTGTGTCCAGCCAACGTGACGGCCCTCCCAGAAAGCCG AGCCCATTGATTGAACCTATTAGAACTAGTTCTAAAGGGGCCTTTTCAAACACAGAGGAGCAGAATATCAACAACCCATCTGAGAAAGAAG AGAAGAGCGCTGGCTCAGAGGACATAAAAGGCTCTGATCAGAAGGCAGCCACTGACCACAGCAATCGAAAATCAACCAAGGAG TGTGACTGGTACAAACTGGAGTTTGGCCGCTGCACATTTGACCTGTGGGGGAACAGCCCTCTGGTGCAGCACTTCATGCACAAGTTCAGGCCGGAGCCCAGCGTGGGCCAGGGCGTGCTGGTGCGCAGGACGCAGATCCGCACGCTGCCTCC GGGGGACACGGTGACGTACCGGCAGCTGATCCGTCAGTGCCGTGAGCGCTCGGCGGCGCGCTGGCGTGACCTGAAGGCGGCGAGAGCCCAGTGTGCAGAGGAGCTCGCCGCCCTACATCGCATCAAAGCTGAGCAACGCCACATCCTACTCAA GAAGCAGACGACAATTCTGTCCCAGCAGTCCAGTGTGAAGCAGTACTACCAGAAGCTCTACCCTGACACTACT aaagaggaggagatagaCCCAACCTCTGAGAGCTCCTGA
- the LOC121677536 gene encoding protein FAM227A-like isoform X3 — MAEINAVCMPIVVYLENVCDNPGSAQQKREKLQKASQEPVSCLLGSITELSNRISSLPLLPNAGCADTQAPKDKKSTQLSIPKQAGQPTSTFQDKQESLSWSGHSGSQQESPPPPQPGQGRSNTSSEKHEGGMPKLVELYQFPGFSKDGAIPLPYHTPFSTVVTQVVRAQQGLSHKNFQPDGQVQDCLFSRIAENYIRILTHNQSSRISNVFLREFPCILSQTLYSCFCCCFPQSCSTIRHGTFLQMLCSTAYQWTEGVCPAPNVFKKWDFKALEPEEAGSRKFTAENEKKEPELSVSLLDSLFPGAGVSSQRDGPPRKPVSPLIEPIRTSSKGAFSNTEEQNINNPSEKEEKSAGSEDIKGSDQKAATDHSNRKSTKECDWYKLEFGRCTFDLWGNSPLVQHFMHKFRPEPSVGQGVLVRRTQIRTLPPGDTVTYRQLIRQCRERSAARWRDLKAARAQCAEELAALHRIKAEQRHILLKKQTTILSQQSSVKQYYQKLYPDTTKEEEIDPTSESS; from the exons ATGGCAGAGATCAACGCCGTGTGCATGCCTATTGTTGTTTACCTAGAAAATGTATGCGATAATCCGGGCTCAGCTCAGCAGAAACGGGAAAAGTTGCAAAAAGCATCTCAGGAACCAGTGT CTTGTCTATTAGGGTCTATAACTGAACTCAGCAACCGGATCTCTTCACTCCCCCTCCTACCAAATGCAGGATGCGCAGATACACAG GCTCCTAAAGACAAAAAGTCAACCCAACTAAGCATTCCAAAACAGGCTGGCCAGCCCACCTCCACATTTCAAG ACAAACAGGAGAGTCTCTCCTGGTCTGGCCACAGTGGCTCTCAGCAGGAGTCCCCTCCGCCTCCTCAGCCTGGTCAGGGCCGGAGCAACACGTCCAGCGAGAAG catgAAGGTGGTATGCCCAAGCTGGTGGAGCTTTACCAGTTCCCAGGCTTCAGTAAAGATGGCGCGATACCTCTGCCCTACCACACACCTTTCTCCACCGTTGTCACCCAAGTGGTGCGCGCTCAACAAGGTCTCAGCCACAAG AACTTCCAG CCAGATGGACAAGTACAGGACTGCTTGTTCTCTAGAATTGCAGAGAATTACATCAGAATCCTTACCCACAACCAGTCATCACGCATCAGCAATGTTTTTCTCCGG GAGTTTCCCTGCATCCTAAGCCAAACGCTGTAcagctgcttctgctgctgcttccCCCAGTCCTGCAGCACTATACGCCACGGCACCTTCCTCCAAATGCTGTGCTCTACTGCCTACCAGTGGACAGAAG ggGTTTGTCCTGCTCCTAATGTCTTCAAAAAGTGGGACTTCAAGGCCCTGGAGCCAGAGGAAGCCGGTAGCAGAAAGTTCACCGCCGAGAATGAGAAAAAGGAGCCAG AATTGAGTGTGTCACTCCTGGACAGCTTGTTTCCTGGTGCTGGTGTGTCCAGCCAACGTGACGGCCCTCCCAGAAAGCCGGTG AGCCCATTGATTGAACCTATTAGAACTAGTTCTAAAGGGGCCTTTTCAAACACAGAGGAGCAGAATATCAACAACCCATCTGAGAAAGAAG AGAAGAGCGCTGGCTCAGAGGACATAAAAGGCTCTGATCAGAAGGCAGCCACTGACCACAGCAATCGAAAATCAACCAAGGAG TGTGACTGGTACAAACTGGAGTTTGGCCGCTGCACATTTGACCTGTGGGGGAACAGCCCTCTGGTGCAGCACTTCATGCACAAGTTCAGGCCGGAGCCCAGCGTGGGCCAGGGCGTGCTGGTGCGCAGGACGCAGATCCGCACGCTGCCTCC GGGGGACACGGTGACGTACCGGCAGCTGATCCGTCAGTGCCGTGAGCGCTCGGCGGCGCGCTGGCGTGACCTGAAGGCGGCGAGAGCCCAGTGTGCAGAGGAGCTCGCCGCCCTACATCGCATCAAAGCTGAGCAACGCCACATCCTACTCAA GAAGCAGACGACAATTCTGTCCCAGCAGTCCAGTGTGAAGCAGTACTACCAGAAGCTCTACCCTGACACTACT aaagaggaggagatagaCCCAACCTCTGAGAGCTCCTGA